The Caproicibacterium lactatifermentans genome contains a region encoding:
- a CDS encoding YdcF family protein, giving the protein MQTSPQKAVAAVGIVLALGLALLLLFGISIVCIYLFTSAIQMLRKERHTLPNMLSLLLIIGIFAQIIAGGLFGWKIYQQTIPSILFSFVFIGEFYLLLTMISFLTVLVLLHAHAPRYRKVRCLIVLGCGLLHGSDVSPMLAGRIDRAIRYYRRAERKGCQPFVLLSGGQGADEALPEGEAMYRYAQAHGIPEDRLLKETQSKNTEENLRFSREVLEQRTGTSASKLPCLVISNNYHIYRAVYYAKKAGLKKARGLGCKTAPYYFPNAVLREYLAVMVINRRFNIAILIFSAALQALLIILSVVH; this is encoded by the coding sequence ATGCAGACCTCCCCGCAAAAAGCGGTGGCCGCCGTTGGCATTGTGCTTGCTCTCGGTCTGGCTCTATTGCTTCTGTTTGGCATTTCCATTGTATGTATTTATCTATTTACCAGTGCCATTCAAATGCTGCGCAAAGAACGGCACACCCTGCCCAATATGCTTTCCCTGCTTTTGATAATCGGTATTTTTGCGCAGATTATCGCCGGTGGTCTATTCGGGTGGAAAATCTATCAGCAGACGATCCCTTCTATTTTGTTTTCGTTTGTCTTTATCGGTGAATTTTACTTACTGCTTACCATGATTAGCTTTCTGACCGTATTGGTCCTGCTGCACGCCCACGCACCCCGATACAGAAAAGTGCGCTGTTTAATTGTTTTGGGGTGTGGTCTTCTGCATGGCAGCGATGTTTCCCCTATGCTTGCTGGCAGAATTGACCGGGCCATCCGCTATTATCGGCGGGCAGAAAGAAAGGGATGCCAACCATTCGTGCTGCTTTCCGGCGGACAGGGAGCCGATGAAGCATTGCCGGAGGGCGAAGCCATGTACCGCTATGCACAGGCACACGGCATTCCGGAGGACCGTCTGCTGAAAGAAACGCAGTCCAAAAATACGGAGGAAAACCTGCGGTTTTCCCGGGAAGTACTGGAACAACGTACAGGCACCAGTGCCTCCAAGCTGCCCTGTCTGGTTATCAGCAACAATTATCACATTTATCGGGCGGTCTATTATGCCAAAAAAGCCGGTCTGAAAAAAGCACGCGGCCTTGGCTGCAAGACTGCACCGTACTATTTCCCAAATGCGGTTCTGCGTGAATATCTGGCGGTCATGGTCATCAACCGCCGATTTAACATTGCCATTCTTATTTTCTCAGCTGCACTGCAGGCCCTTTTAATTATTCTTTCTGTTGTACACTAA
- a CDS encoding O-acetyl-ADP-ribose deacetylase — MNLQIEQGDITTYAVDAIVNAANTTLLGGGGVDGAIHRAAGPQLLTECRALHGCRTGQAKLTKGYRLPAKYVIHTPGPIWQGGTAEEEELLASCYRCCLQLAEEKKCRTVAFPSISTGVYHFPLECAAKIAVREIAAFLQTAACVQKVTMVCFDGRTKAAYDNALAEQ; from the coding sequence ATGAACCTGCAGATTGAACAGGGCGATATTACTACTTATGCAGTGGATGCGATTGTTAACGCGGCGAATACCACACTGCTGGGCGGCGGCGGTGTGGACGGTGCCATTCATCGGGCTGCCGGGCCGCAGCTGCTGACGGAATGCCGGGCACTGCACGGCTGCCGGACCGGACAGGCAAAGCTGACAAAGGGTTACCGCCTGCCCGCAAAGTATGTGATTCACACACCCGGTCCCATTTGGCAGGGCGGCACAGCGGAGGAAGAGGAGCTGCTGGCCTCCTGCTACCGCTGCTGTCTGCAGCTTGCGGAAGAAAAGAAATGCCGCACGGTGGCGTTTCCGTCCATCAGCACCGGTGTTTACCACTTTCCGCTGGAATGTGCCGCAAAAATCGCGGTGCGGGAAATCGCCGCTTTTTTGCAGACAGCCGCCTGTGTACAAAAGGTAACCATGGTCTGCTTTGACGGCCGCACCAAGGCAGCCTACGATAACGCGCTGGCAGAGCAGTAG
- a CDS encoding V-type ATP synthase subunit D: MPATNVNPTRMELTRLKKKLVTALRGHKLLKDKRDELMRQFLDLVRENMALRKTVEQGIREANRNLVLARSSMSDEAVRVAFMAPKQEVSLSIATRNVMSVEIPVYTAHTRTSDSNDIYSYGYAFTSSDLDDAVKKLADLLPDMLKLAQSEKSCQLLASEIEKTRRRVNALEHVLIPRMETDIKYITMKLDENERSSQVRLMKVKDMMLEETHHYKERQASL; the protein is encoded by the coding sequence TTGCCGGCAACCAATGTTAACCCTACACGAATGGAATTGACGCGCCTGAAAAAGAAGCTTGTCACCGCGCTGCGCGGCCATAAGCTCCTGAAAGATAAACGGGATGAACTGATGCGGCAGTTCCTGGATTTGGTGCGTGAAAATATGGCACTGCGGAAAACAGTGGAACAGGGGATACGGGAGGCAAACCGGAACCTTGTGCTGGCGCGCTCCTCTATGTCCGATGAAGCGGTGCGTGTTGCTTTTATGGCACCAAAACAGGAAGTTTCCCTGTCCATTGCAACCAGGAACGTGATGAGTGTTGAAATTCCGGTTTACACGGCACATACCCGCACCTCAGACAGCAATGACATTTATTCCTACGGCTACGCCTTTACTTCCAGTGACCTGGATGATGCCGTTAAGAAGCTGGCGGATTTGCTGCCGGATATGCTGAAACTGGCCCAGAGTGAAAAATCCTGTCAGCTGCTGGCTTCAGAAATTGAGAAAACACGCCGGCGCGTAAATGCACTGGAGCACGTGCTGATTCCACGGATGGAAACAGACATCAAATATATTACGATGAAACTGGACGAAAACGAGCGCAGTTCACAGGTCCGCCTGATGAAAGTGAAAGATATGATGCTGGAAGAAACACATCATTACAAAGAACGTCAGGCATCCCTTTAA
- a CDS encoding V-type ATP synthase subunit B, protein MPKEYRTIQEVAGPLMLVRGVEGVSYNELGEIELADGEKRRCKVLEIDDGNALVQLFEASTGINLESSKVRFLGRSMELGVSEDILSRVFDGLGRPIDDGPEILPEERRDINGLPMNPAARSYPQEFIQTGVSAIDGLNTLVRGQKLPIFSASGLPHAQLAAQIARQAKVVGTSEPFAVVFAAMGITFEEANFFIQSFQETGAIDRTVLFINLANDPAVERIATPRMALTAAEYLAFQKDMHVLVIMTDITNYADALREISAARKEVPGRRGYPGYMYTDLASLYERAGRQKGKKGSITLIPILTMPEDDKTHPIPDLTGYITEGQIILSRDLYRKGVQPPIDVLPSLSRLKDKGIGKGKTREDHADLMNQLFAAYARGKDAKELMTILGEAALTDVDKLYAKFADEFEEEYISQGYRTNRSIEETLNLGWKLLRILPRSELKRIKDKYLDEYYEEKPADNKLQEKA, encoded by the coding sequence ATGCCCAAAGAATACAGAACGATTCAAGAAGTTGCCGGTCCTCTGATGCTGGTCCGCGGCGTGGAAGGTGTTTCGTACAATGAGCTTGGCGAAATCGAGCTGGCGGACGGTGAAAAACGCCGCTGCAAGGTGCTGGAAATCGATGACGGCAACGCTTTGGTGCAGCTGTTTGAAGCTTCCACCGGCATTAACCTGGAAAGCAGCAAGGTGCGCTTTTTGGGCCGCAGCATGGAGCTGGGTGTGTCGGAAGACATCCTTTCCCGTGTGTTTGACGGATTGGGGCGCCCCATAGACGACGGTCCAGAAATTCTTCCGGAAGAACGCCGTGACATCAACGGTTTGCCGATGAACCCCGCAGCCCGCAGCTATCCGCAGGAATTTATTCAAACCGGTGTTTCCGCGATTGATGGCCTGAACACACTGGTCCGTGGCCAGAAACTGCCGATTTTTTCCGCTTCTGGTCTGCCGCACGCCCAGCTTGCCGCGCAGATTGCACGTCAGGCAAAGGTCGTTGGCACCAGCGAACCGTTTGCCGTTGTCTTCGCTGCTATGGGCATTACGTTTGAGGAAGCAAATTTCTTTATTCAAAGTTTTCAGGAAACCGGCGCTATTGACCGTACAGTCCTGTTCATCAATCTGGCAAACGACCCCGCAGTCGAACGAATCGCCACACCGCGGATGGCACTGACCGCCGCGGAATATCTGGCATTCCAAAAAGATATGCACGTGCTGGTCATTATGACGGACATCACCAACTACGCGGATGCCCTGCGTGAGATTTCCGCGGCACGAAAAGAAGTTCCCGGCCGCCGTGGCTATCCGGGTTATATGTATACGGACCTGGCTTCTTTGTATGAACGTGCCGGCCGCCAAAAAGGCAAGAAAGGCTCCATTACGCTGATACCGATTTTGACCATGCCGGAAGATGATAAAACACACCCGATTCCTGACCTGACCGGATACATTACAGAGGGCCAGATTATTTTAAGCCGTGACCTGTACCGCAAGGGGGTTCAGCCGCCGATTGATGTGCTGCCGTCTTTGTCCCGCCTGAAGGATAAGGGTATTGGCAAAGGGAAAACGCGGGAAGACCACGCGGACCTGATGAACCAGCTGTTTGCGGCATATGCCCGCGGCAAAGACGCTAAAGAGCTGATGACCATTCTGGGTGAAGCGGCCCTGACCGATGTGGATAAGCTGTATGCCAAATTCGCGGACGAATTTGAAGAAGAGTACATTTCGCAGGGATACCGCACCAACCGCAGTATTGAAGAAACGCTGAACCTCGGCTGGAAGCTGTTGCGGATTCTGCCGCGTTCCGAACTGAAACGGATTAAGGACAAATATCTGGACGAATATTATGAAGAAAAACCTGCCGATAACAAGCTGCAGGAAAAAGCATAA
- a CDS encoding V-type ATP synthase subunit A — protein sequence MSEGTIKKVAGPLVVARGMRDANMFDVVHVSDQKLIGEIIEIRGDEASIQVYEETSGLAPGTPVVSTGAPMSVELGPGLIGSIYDGIQRPLDDIMKVTGSNLLHRGVDVPSLKRDHVWHFVPDKKAGDRVSSGDIIGHVQETRIVMQKIMLPPGVSGTLKEITEGDYRVTDTVAVLTQADGSDKPITLMQKWPVRRGRPYQKKLSPNRPLVTGQRIIDTLFPIAKGGVAAVPGPFGSGKTVVQHQLAKWADADIVVYIGCGERGNEMTDVLNEFPELKDPKTGYSLMERTVLIANTSDMPVAAREASIYTGITIAEYFRDMGYSVALMADSTSRWAEALREMSGRLEEMPGEEGYPAYLSSRLAQFYERAGRVITLGSGDREGTLSVIGAVSPAGGDISEPVTQATLRIVKVFWSLDANLAYKRHFPAINWLTSYSLYLDSLGDWFNQNAGEDWMQMRGDIMRLLHDESELNEMVQLVGMDALSAPDRLKMEAARSIREDYLQQNAFHEVDTYASLHKQYLMMQMVLSYYKLSKQALEQGASVDKLVSMPVREKIGRFKYTPEDGADASSRQVMRELHIEIGDITAAKEDF from the coding sequence ATGAGTGAAGGTACGATTAAAAAAGTTGCCGGGCCTTTGGTCGTCGCTAGGGGTATGCGCGACGCAAACATGTTTGATGTGGTGCATGTCAGTGACCAAAAGCTAATCGGCGAAATTATAGAGATTCGCGGGGACGAAGCGTCCATTCAGGTATATGAGGAAACTTCCGGTCTGGCACCGGGGACACCGGTTGTATCGACAGGTGCACCGATGAGCGTGGAACTTGGTCCCGGGCTGATTGGCAGCATTTATGACGGCATTCAGCGCCCGCTGGATGATATTATGAAGGTAACGGGCAGCAACCTTCTGCACAGAGGGGTAGATGTGCCCTCCTTAAAGCGTGACCATGTGTGGCACTTTGTCCCGGACAAAAAGGCGGGGGACCGGGTGTCTTCCGGCGATATCATTGGCCATGTACAGGAAACGCGTATTGTCATGCAGAAAATCATGCTTCCGCCGGGTGTTTCCGGTACACTAAAGGAGATAACAGAGGGCGACTACCGTGTGACGGATACCGTGGCCGTACTGACACAGGCGGATGGCAGTGATAAACCAATTACACTGATGCAGAAATGGCCGGTCCGCCGCGGCCGTCCTTATCAGAAAAAGCTGTCGCCGAACCGCCCGTTGGTGACCGGACAGCGCATTATTGACACGCTATTCCCCATTGCAAAGGGCGGTGTGGCGGCAGTTCCGGGACCTTTTGGTTCCGGTAAAACAGTGGTGCAGCATCAGCTGGCCAAGTGGGCAGATGCCGACATCGTTGTCTATATCGGCTGCGGAGAACGCGGCAACGAAATGACAGATGTTCTGAACGAGTTTCCGGAACTAAAGGACCCAAAGACCGGATATTCCCTGATGGAACGCACAGTATTGATTGCGAATACCTCTGATATGCCGGTTGCCGCACGTGAGGCTTCCATTTATACCGGTATTACCATAGCGGAATATTTTCGGGATATGGGTTATTCTGTTGCACTGATGGCAGATTCCACCTCCCGCTGGGCAGAGGCACTGCGTGAGATGAGCGGACGTTTGGAAGAGATGCCGGGCGAAGAAGGATACCCGGCGTATCTGTCCTCCCGTCTGGCACAGTTTTACGAACGTGCAGGCCGTGTGATTACACTGGGCAGCGGCGACCGTGAGGGCACGCTGTCCGTTATCGGCGCTGTGTCGCCGGCTGGCGGCGATATTTCCGAACCGGTTACACAGGCTACCCTGCGTATCGTCAAAGTTTTCTGGAGCTTGGACGCAAACCTTGCCTATAAGCGGCATTTTCCGGCTATCAACTGGCTGACTAGCTACTCGCTGTATCTTGATTCTTTGGGGGACTGGTTTAATCAGAACGCCGGAGAGGACTGGATGCAGATGCGCGGGGACATCATGCGCCTGCTGCACGATGAATCGGAACTGAATGAAATGGTGCAGCTGGTTGGCATGGATGCCCTTTCCGCGCCTGACCGCCTGAAAATGGAGGCCGCCCGCTCGATTCGTGAAGATTATCTGCAGCAGAATGCTTTCCACGAAGTGGATACGTATGCTTCCCTGCACAAACAATATTTGATGATGCAGATGGTTCTGTCCTACTATAAGCTTTCTAAGCAGGCATTGGAGCAGGGCGCTTCCGTCGATAAGCTGGTCAGCATGCCGGTTCGTGAAAAAATCGGCCGCTTTAAGTATACACCGGAGGACGGGGCAGACGCGTCCAGCCGGCAGGTCATGCGGGAACTGCATATAGAAATTGGGGATATCACGGCGGCAAAGGAGGACTTTTAA
- a CDS encoding V-type ATP synthase subunit F, which translates to MYKVAVMGDWDSIYGFGALGLDTFRFTVQESEQAAKTLRKLAGENYAVIYVTEALAAQMTREIAYYKSMPKPAIILIPGIFGNTGEGLAAVKKSVEQAVGSDILFQEK; encoded by the coding sequence ATGTATAAAGTGGCGGTCATGGGTGACTGGGACAGCATTTACGGATTTGGCGCGTTGGGGCTGGACACTTTTCGCTTTACCGTGCAGGAAAGTGAGCAGGCGGCAAAAACGCTGCGGAAGCTGGCCGGTGAGAACTATGCGGTTATTTATGTGACAGAAGCACTGGCAGCGCAGATGACACGCGAGATTGCGTACTATAAAAGCATGCCGAAACCAGCCATTATTCTGATTCCCGGAATTTTCGGCAATACAGGCGAGGGCCTTGCCGCCGTGAAAAAATCGGTGGAACAGGCAGTCGGTTCGGATATCCTGTTTCAGGAGAAGTAG
- a CDS encoding V-type ATPase subunit, with protein sequence MSENSYIYAVARIRTKEMQLLNASFLEQLLAAPDEAQCLRLLQERGWGSGSAEEVLTQEHQKTWDLIAELVGDMSVFDVFLYQNDYHNLKAAVKEACTAGKHPGIYMQQGTVPYTRIQKAVEGRNFSLLPERMRVVAEKAMNTLLHTRDGQLCDCIIDKAALEAIEQAGKDSKEELLALYGELVVVTADIKTAVRAQKTGKDRAFLERSLASCDTLDIVALTDAALTGFSAICSYLEKTPYAEAVPELKVSAAAFERWCDNLLIHRIHPQLHNPFGIGPLAAYILARESEIKTVRIILSGKRNDLSEASIRERVRETYV encoded by the coding sequence ATGTCTGAAAACAGCTATATCTATGCAGTTGCGCGCATTCGCACCAAAGAGATGCAGCTGCTGAATGCCTCCTTTCTGGAACAGCTGCTGGCCGCGCCGGACGAGGCACAGTGTCTGCGCCTGCTGCAGGAGCGCGGCTGGGGCAGCGGCAGCGCGGAAGAAGTGCTGACACAGGAGCACCAGAAAACGTGGGACCTGATTGCTGAGCTGGTGGGGGATATGTCCGTATTTGATGTATTCCTGTACCAAAATGATTATCATAATTTGAAGGCAGCCGTTAAAGAGGCCTGTACAGCGGGAAAGCATCCGGGCATTTATATGCAGCAGGGAACCGTCCCGTATACGCGGATACAAAAAGCGGTGGAGGGACGGAACTTTTCCCTGCTGCCGGAGAGGATGCGCGTTGTGGCGGAAAAAGCAATGAACACATTGCTTCATACACGTGACGGCCAGCTGTGTGACTGCATCATTGATAAAGCTGCCTTGGAGGCAATCGAGCAGGCAGGCAAAGATTCCAAAGAGGAGCTGCTGGCTCTGTATGGAGAACTGGTAGTGGTTACGGCGGATATAAAGACCGCTGTCCGTGCACAGAAAACCGGAAAAGACCGCGCCTTTTTGGAACGGTCGCTGGCATCCTGTGACACGTTGGATATCGTTGCTTTGACGGATGCTGCCCTAACAGGGTTCAGTGCCATCTGCAGCTATCTGGAAAAGACGCCCTACGCGGAAGCGGTCCCGGAGCTGAAAGTTTCCGCGGCGGCTTTTGAGCGCTGGTGTGACAACCTGCTGATTCACCGCATTCATCCGCAGCTGCACAATCCCTTTGGCATAGGTCCGCTGGCAGCCTATATTCTTGCGCGGGAAAGCGAGATTAAGACGGTGCGCATCATCCTTTCCGGAAAGCGCAACGACCTTTCGGAAGCATCTATTCGGGAAAGGGTGAGAGAAACGTATGTATAA
- a CDS encoding V-type ATP synthase subunit E → MTGLEKILEDIQQQSSRGISKMLDEAQKQADAIMREADAKAEQIRRKYWRETEEKTVDSRARSKSAAQLRRRQALLACKQQLISAVLEKALQTADTLPSEQYFTVIVKMAAKAAHTGKGEICFSQKDLDRLPEKFEETLNAALPQGASLTVSQQPVKMKNGFLLSYNGIEENGSFEAVLAARHEELQDKVRSVLFS, encoded by the coding sequence ATGACTGGTTTAGAGAAAATTTTAGAAGATATTCAACAGCAGTCCAGCAGGGGAATTTCCAAAATGCTGGACGAAGCGCAGAAACAGGCGGACGCGATTATGAGGGAAGCCGATGCCAAGGCAGAACAGATTCGGCGGAAATACTGGAGGGAAACCGAAGAGAAAACGGTGGACAGCCGGGCTAGGTCAAAATCCGCCGCACAGCTGCGGCGGCGGCAGGCTTTACTTGCCTGTAAACAGCAGCTGATTTCTGCAGTGTTGGAAAAAGCACTGCAAACCGCCGATACACTGCCATCAGAACAGTATTTTACTGTCATTGTAAAAATGGCTGCCAAAGCTGCACACACGGGCAAGGGCGAGATTTGCTTCAGCCAGAAAGATTTGGACCGCCTGCCGGAAAAATTTGAAGAAACACTGAATGCAGCACTGCCGCAGGGCGCTAGTCTGACGGTTTCACAGCAGCCAGTCAAAATGAAAAACGGGTTCCTGCTTTCTTACAATGGAATTGAAGAGAATGGCTCCTTTGAGGCAGTCCTTGCAGCAAGGCACGAGGAACTGCAGGATAAAGTACGGAGCGTTCTGTTTTCATGA
- a CDS encoding V-type ATP synthase subunit K, whose protein sequence is MNNMGVFFALLGAVLAALLSGIGSAKGVGMAGQAAAGVCTEDPSKFSKVLILQLLPGTQGIYGLLIAFLTMTQIGIMGGSANISLVKGLLYFAACLPMIIVGPISAIHQARTAVASIEMVAKKPDQFGKAMIFPAMVETYAILALLISILAIFGISGLKM, encoded by the coding sequence ATGAATAACATGGGAGTTTTCTTTGCACTGCTGGGTGCGGTTTTGGCTGCACTGCTGTCCGGCATTGGCAGTGCGAAAGGTGTAGGAATGGCTGGCCAAGCGGCCGCAGGAGTCTGCACAGAGGACCCGTCCAAATTCAGTAAAGTTTTGATTTTGCAGCTGCTGCCGGGCACACAGGGCATCTACGGCCTGCTGATTGCGTTCCTGACCATGACACAGATTGGCATTATGGGCGGCAGTGCCAATATTTCTCTGGTGAAAGGTCTGCTGTACTTTGCAGCCTGCCTGCCGATGATTATTGTCGGGCCGATTTCAGCAATTCATCAGGCAAGGACAGCCGTTGCATCGATTGAAATGGTGGCAAAGAAACCAGACCAGTTTGGCAAGGCCATGATTTTCCCGGCAATGGTCGAAACATACGCAATTCTGGCACTGTTGATTTCCATTCTTGCTATTTTCGGAATTTCTGGTCTGAAAATGTAA
- a CDS encoding V-type ATP synthase subunit I, which yields MAVLPMKRVLICALNQDRKPILEQLQRQGVVQIEDSALEDDIFTKQDRSEAQTAFRKNADMAARALAVLDKYAPQKKDLKTLMNGRRKMPVKVYEEHVQKRDQTMQVCRKILSLEKERAENAAALPKLKTQMVALESWLSYDLPLDYDGTKATTVFAGTLPSAVTLENIYRQLAEDAPQAEKVDVQIISTSQVQTCIFVVCSNSDAAAVQDALRRRNFSKPPATSVNPAEAMKELQQKSQQLQSTSVELEKQLKENAVNRKEIEFAVDYYHMRADKYEVIGRLSQSKRTFVLQGYIPAKNAQRLENWLESQFDVIVEYTEPGEKDDIPILLQNNGFAEAVEPVVESYSLPGKGEMDPSMLVACSYYILFGMMLSDAAYGLIMLIGSGIALKKLKDMSEGLRKTLKMFFFCGISTTVFGFLFGSFFGDAVNVIATTFFNRPDIRLPALWFEPLNRPMKMLVFCFAVGILHLFVGLGAKFYMYVKNGEIWDGICDVIFWYMMVGGAIAFLLSLPQFTSMMGLTFTLSAQAGKIVGMIALAGMFGIILTGGRESRNWGKRILKGLYGVYGITGYLSDILSYSRLLALGLATSVIATVFNKMGSMLGNSVGGVIVFIVVFIIGHTMNLAINALGAYVHTNRLEFVEFFGKFYDGGGRPFEPFAVHTKYYKIEEDDSE from the coding sequence ATGGCTGTGCTGCCGATGAAGCGGGTGCTCATCTGCGCACTGAATCAGGACCGAAAGCCAATTTTGGAACAGCTGCAGCGGCAGGGCGTTGTACAAATCGAGGACAGCGCGCTGGAAGATGACATCTTTACAAAACAGGACCGGTCAGAAGCGCAGACAGCTTTCCGAAAGAACGCAGATATGGCCGCAAGGGCGCTGGCAGTGCTTGACAAATACGCGCCGCAGAAAAAAGACCTGAAAACATTGATGAACGGCAGACGAAAAATGCCTGTAAAGGTGTACGAAGAACATGTACAGAAGCGGGACCAGACCATGCAGGTATGCCGAAAGATTTTATCACTGGAAAAGGAGCGTGCAGAAAATGCGGCGGCGCTGCCAAAACTGAAGACACAGATGGTGGCGCTGGAATCGTGGCTTTCCTATGACCTGCCGCTGGATTACGATGGGACAAAAGCAACAACTGTTTTTGCAGGCACGCTTCCCAGTGCAGTGACATTAGAAAATATTTATCGCCAGCTGGCGGAAGATGCGCCGCAGGCCGAAAAGGTGGATGTGCAAATTATCAGCACCAGTCAAGTGCAGACCTGTATTTTTGTTGTCTGCTCAAACAGCGATGCCGCGGCAGTGCAGGACGCACTGCGCAGAAGGAATTTCTCCAAGCCTCCGGCTACTTCTGTCAATCCAGCAGAGGCAATGAAAGAACTGCAGCAGAAAAGCCAGCAGCTGCAAAGCACTTCTGTGGAACTGGAAAAGCAGCTGAAAGAAAATGCGGTAAACCGCAAAGAAATTGAGTTTGCTGTGGATTATTACCATATGCGTGCGGATAAATACGAAGTGATTGGCAGGCTGTCACAGTCTAAACGGACCTTTGTCCTGCAGGGATATATCCCGGCGAAGAATGCACAGAGACTGGAGAACTGGCTGGAGTCACAGTTCGATGTCATTGTGGAATACACCGAACCCGGTGAGAAAGATGATATCCCTATTTTACTGCAGAATAACGGTTTTGCCGAAGCAGTGGAACCGGTTGTGGAAAGCTATTCGCTGCCGGGAAAAGGCGAGATGGACCCCTCCATGCTGGTGGCATGTTCCTATTATATTCTGTTTGGTATGATGCTTTCCGACGCAGCGTATGGACTGATTATGTTGATTGGCAGCGGGATTGCTTTAAAAAAGCTGAAGGATATGTCAGAGGGACTGCGCAAAACGTTGAAGATGTTCTTTTTCTGTGGCATTTCCACCACCGTCTTTGGATTTTTATTCGGTTCTTTTTTCGGGGATGCAGTCAATGTGATTGCCACTACGTTCTTCAACCGGCCGGATATTCGTTTGCCGGCTTTGTGGTTCGAGCCACTGAACCGACCGATGAAAATGCTGGTATTCTGTTTTGCGGTCGGCATTCTGCATTTGTTTGTCGGTTTGGGTGCCAAATTTTATATGTATGTTAAAAACGGGGAAATCTGGGACGGCATTTGCGATGTCATCTTCTGGTATATGATGGTTGGAGGTGCGATTGCATTTCTGTTGTCCCTGCCGCAGTTCACTTCCATGATGGGCCTGACCTTTACGCTTTCGGCGCAGGCAGGAAAAATCGTTGGAATGATTGCACTGGCAGGTATGTTCGGTATTATCCTGACCGGTGGCAGAGAGTCACGCAACTGGGGCAAGCGGATACTCAAAGGTCTGTACGGCGTGTATGGCATTACTGGATACCTGAGTGATATTCTTTCCTATTCCCGTTTGCTGGCTCTAGGCCTTGCCACCAGCGTGATTGCGACCGTCTTTAATAAGATGGGCAGCATGCTCGGAAACAGCGTGGGCGGCGTCATTGTTTTTATTGTCGTCTTTATTATTGGCCATACGATGAATCTGGCAATCAATGCACTGGGTGCGTATGTACACACCAACCGCTTGGAATTTGTGGAGTTCTTCGGTAAATTTTATGATGGCGGCGGCCGTCCCTTTGAGCCGTTTGCCGTTCATACGAAATATTACAAAATTGAGGAGGACGATTCAGAATGA
- a CDS encoding (deoxy)nucleoside triphosphate pyrophosphohydrolase produces the protein MCSVSAAILYQHQKLLISQRKAGDSCPLLWEFPGGKQESNETAERCVVRECREELGIVVKPLSVCYRTVYAYPDRTVRLIFFFVKKVCGKEQTYVHNKLLWVPPDKLKQYSFCPANHELIYKLSHTSLDIFEKIFGD, from the coding sequence ATGTGCAGTGTTTCCGCAGCAATTCTTTATCAACACCAAAAGCTTCTAATCAGCCAGCGAAAGGCCGGCGACTCCTGCCCACTGCTCTGGGAATTTCCCGGTGGAAAGCAGGAATCAAACGAAACGGCTGAAAGGTGCGTAGTTCGGGAATGCCGCGAAGAACTCGGCATTGTTGTCAAGCCTCTCTCTGTCTGCTACCGGACTGTTTACGCATATCCTGACCGCACCGTTCGCCTTATTTTCTTCTTTGTAAAAAAGGTATGCGGCAAGGAACAGACGTATGTCCATAATAAGTTGCTGTGGGTACCGCCGGATAAGCTGAAGCAATATTCGTTTTGTCCTGCAAATCATGAACTGATTTACAAGTTGTCCCACACATCATTGGACATATTCGAGAAAATTTTTGGTGACTGA
- the dcd gene encoding dCTP deaminase, translating into MILSDRSIRRLLKDNALKISPLEKEQVQPASVDIRLGNTFTVVEDVSEPIVQMTKAVSYKTIQADRYILLPGQFVLATTLEYICLPNNLTAFVEGRSSIGRLGLFIQNAGWVDPGFKGEITLELFNANKCAIELQSGRRIGQLVLEQLDNEAEHPYHGKYQGQRGATGSKIYLDNEVPSK; encoded by the coding sequence ATGATACTTTCTGACAGAAGCATACGGCGGCTGTTGAAGGACAACGCCTTAAAGATATCACCGCTGGAAAAGGAACAGGTGCAGCCCGCGAGTGTGGATATTCGGCTTGGCAATACTTTTACGGTTGTAGAAGACGTAAGTGAGCCAATCGTGCAGATGACCAAAGCCGTTTCGTACAAAACAATCCAAGCGGACCGATATATTCTTCTCCCTGGTCAGTTTGTGCTGGCTACCACATTAGAATACATTTGCCTGCCAAATAATTTGACCGCTTTTGTAGAAGGGCGCAGTTCTATTGGGCGACTGGGACTTTTCATTCAGAATGCCGGTTGGGTAGACCCCGGATTTAAAGGAGAAATCACGCTGGAGCTGTTCAATGCCAACAAATGCGCGATTGAGCTGCAAAGCGGCCGCCGCATCGGCCAGCTGGTACTGGAGCAACTGGATAATGAGGCCGAGCACCCTTATCACGGAAAATATCAAGGACAGCGCGGAGCAACCGGTTCCAAAATTTATCTGGATAATGAAGTTCCCTCAAAATAA